The following proteins are co-located in the Bos indicus isolate NIAB-ARS_2022 breed Sahiwal x Tharparkar chromosome 8, NIAB-ARS_B.indTharparkar_mat_pri_1.0, whole genome shotgun sequence genome:
- the APTX gene encoding aprataxin isoform X3 produces the protein MMRVCWLVRQDNRHQRIKLPHLETVMVGRSPETKIADKKCSRQQEFEEETKSPGLESHRKRKRSGSSDPTERGADPEAEPSTGLEPGSNPHQLSVPPKKEKDASIKKESLGHWSQGLKISMEDPKMQVYKDEQVVVIKDKYPKARFHWLVLPWASISSLKAVTREHLELLRHMHAVGEKVIADFAGSSKLRFRLGYHAIPSMSHVHLHVISQDFDSPCLKNKKHWNSFNTEYFLESQAVIEMVQEAGRVTIRDGMPELLKLPLRCHECQQLLPSIPQLKEHLRKHWSK, from the exons ATGATGCGGGTGTGCTGGTTGGTGAGACAGGACAACCGGCACCAGCGAATCAAACTTCCACATTTGGAAACAGTCATGGTTGGGCGCAGCCCAGAGACCAAGATCGCCGACAAGAAGTGTTCTCGACAGCAAG AGTTTGAGGAAGAGACAAAGAGCCCTGGCCTGGAGTcacacaggaagagaaagaggtcAGGCAGTAGCGATCCTACAGAAAGGGGTGCTGACCCGGAAGCTGAGCCCAGCACAGGACTGGAACCTGGGAGCAACCCTCACCAGCTCTCTGTGCCTCCAAAGAAGGAGAAAGATGCATCCATCAAAAAG gaatCCTTGGGCCACTGGAGTCAAGGCTTGAAGATTTCTATGGAGGACCCCAAAATGCAG GTTTACAAAGATGAGCAGGTGGTGGTGATAAAGGATAAATACCCCAAGGCTCGTTTCCACTGGCTGGTCTTACCTTGGGCCTCCATTTCCAGTCTGAAGGCTGTGACCAGAGAACATCTTGAGCTCCTCAGACACATGCACGCTGTTGGAGAGAAAGTGATTGCTGACTTCGCTGGGTCCAGCAAACTCCGCTTCCGATTGGGCTACCATGCCATTCCCAGCATGAG CCATGTACACCTCCATGTGATCAGCCAGGATTTTGATTCTCCttgccttaaaaacaaaaaacactggaaTTCTTTCAATACTGAGTACTTCCTTGAATCACAAG CTGTGATTGAGATGGTGCAAGAGGCTGGCAGGGTGACCATCCGAGACGGGATGCCCGAGCTCCTGAAGCTGCCCCTCCGTTGTCACGAGTGCCAGCAGCTGCTGCCTTCCATCCCTCAGCTGAAGGAGCACCTCAGGAAGCACTGGTCCAAGTGA
- the APTX gene encoding aprataxin isoform X1 yields MMRVCWLVRQDNRHQRIKLPHLETVMVGRSPETKIADKKCSRQQVQLKAECNKGYVKVKQVGVNPTSIDSVIIGKDQEVKLQPGQVLYLVNELYPYIIEFEEETKSPGLESHRKRKRSGSSDPTERGADPEAEPSTGLEPGSNPHQLSVPPKKEKDASIKKESLGHWSQGLKISMEDPKMQVYKDEQVVVIKDKYPKARFHWLVLPWASISSLKAVTREHLELLRHMHAVGEKVIADFAGSSKLRFRLGYHAIPSMSHVHLHVISQDFDSPCLKNKKHWNSFNTEYFLESQAVIEMVQEAGRVTIRDGMPELLKLPLRCHECQQLLPSIPQLKEHLRKHWSK; encoded by the exons ATGATGCGGGTGTGCTGGTTGGTGAGACAGGACAACCGGCACCAGCGAATCAAACTTCCACATTTGGAAACAGTCATGGTTGGGCGCAGCCCAGAGACCAAGATCGCCGACAAGAAGTGTTCTCGACAGCAAG TACAGTTGAAAGCAGAGTGTAACAAAGGATATGTCAAGGTAAAGCAG GTAGGGGTCAATCCCACCAGCATTGACTCAGTCATAATTGGGAAGGACCAGGAGGTGAAGCTGCAGCCTGGCCAGGTCCTCTACCTGGTGAATGAACTTTATCCGTATATTATAGAGTTTGAGGAAGAGACAAAGAGCCCTGGCCTGGAGTcacacaggaagagaaagaggtcAGGCAGTAGCGATCCTACAGAAAGGGGTGCTGACCCGGAAGCTGAGCCCAGCACAGGACTGGAACCTGGGAGCAACCCTCACCAGCTCTCTGTGCCTCCAAAGAAGGAGAAAGATGCATCCATCAAAAAG gaatCCTTGGGCCACTGGAGTCAAGGCTTGAAGATTTCTATGGAGGACCCCAAAATGCAG GTTTACAAAGATGAGCAGGTGGTGGTGATAAAGGATAAATACCCCAAGGCTCGTTTCCACTGGCTGGTCTTACCTTGGGCCTCCATTTCCAGTCTGAAGGCTGTGACCAGAGAACATCTTGAGCTCCTCAGACACATGCACGCTGTTGGAGAGAAAGTGATTGCTGACTTCGCTGGGTCCAGCAAACTCCGCTTCCGATTGGGCTACCATGCCATTCCCAGCATGAG CCATGTACACCTCCATGTGATCAGCCAGGATTTTGATTCTCCttgccttaaaaacaaaaaacactggaaTTCTTTCAATACTGAGTACTTCCTTGAATCACAAG CTGTGATTGAGATGGTGCAAGAGGCTGGCAGGGTGACCATCCGAGACGGGATGCCCGAGCTCCTGAAGCTGCCCCTCCGTTGTCACGAGTGCCAGCAGCTGCTGCCTTCCATCCCTCAGCTGAAGGAGCACCTCAGGAAGCACTGGTCCAAGTGA
- the APTX gene encoding aprataxin isoform X4, producing MWSRVMMRVCWLVRQDNRHQRIKLPHLETVMVGRSPETKIADKKCSRQQVQLKAECNKGYVKVKQVGVNPTSIDSVIIGKDQEVKLQPGQVLYLVNELYPYIIEFEEETKSPGLESHRKRKRSGSSDPTERGADPEAEPSTGLEPGSNPHQLSVPPKKEKDASIKKESLGHWSQGLKISMEDPKMQVYKDEQVVVIKDKYPKARFHWLVLPWASISSLKAVTREHLELLRHMHAVGEKVIADFAGSSKLRFRLGYHAIPSMSHVHLHVISQDFDSPCLKNKKHWNSFNTEYFLESQAVIEMVQEAGRVTIRDGMPELLKLPLRCHECQQLLPSIPQLKEHLRKHWSK from the exons ATGTGGTCCAG AGTAATGATGCGGGTGTGCTGGTTGGTGAGACAGGACAACCGGCACCAGCGAATCAAACTTCCACATTTGGAAACAGTCATGGTTGGGCGCAGCCCAGAGACCAAGATCGCCGACAAGAAGTGTTCTCGACAGCAAG TACAGTTGAAAGCAGAGTGTAACAAAGGATATGTCAAGGTAAAGCAG GTAGGGGTCAATCCCACCAGCATTGACTCAGTCATAATTGGGAAGGACCAGGAGGTGAAGCTGCAGCCTGGCCAGGTCCTCTACCTGGTGAATGAACTTTATCCGTATATTATAGAGTTTGAGGAAGAGACAAAGAGCCCTGGCCTGGAGTcacacaggaagagaaagaggtcAGGCAGTAGCGATCCTACAGAAAGGGGTGCTGACCCGGAAGCTGAGCCCAGCACAGGACTGGAACCTGGGAGCAACCCTCACCAGCTCTCTGTGCCTCCAAAGAAGGAGAAAGATGCATCCATCAAAAAG gaatCCTTGGGCCACTGGAGTCAAGGCTTGAAGATTTCTATGGAGGACCCCAAAATGCAG GTTTACAAAGATGAGCAGGTGGTGGTGATAAAGGATAAATACCCCAAGGCTCGTTTCCACTGGCTGGTCTTACCTTGGGCCTCCATTTCCAGTCTGAAGGCTGTGACCAGAGAACATCTTGAGCTCCTCAGACACATGCACGCTGTTGGAGAGAAAGTGATTGCTGACTTCGCTGGGTCCAGCAAACTCCGCTTCCGATTGGGCTACCATGCCATTCCCAGCATGAG CCATGTACACCTCCATGTGATCAGCCAGGATTTTGATTCTCCttgccttaaaaacaaaaaacactggaaTTCTTTCAATACTGAGTACTTCCTTGAATCACAAG CTGTGATTGAGATGGTGCAAGAGGCTGGCAGGGTGACCATCCGAGACGGGATGCCCGAGCTCCTGAAGCTGCCCCTCCGTTGTCACGAGTGCCAGCAGCTGCTGCCTTCCATCCCTCAGCTGAAGGAGCACCTCAGGAAGCACTGGTCCAAGTGA
- the APTX gene encoding aprataxin isoform X2 translates to MMRVCWLVRQDNRHQRIKLPHLETVMVGRSPETKIADKKCSRQQVQLKAECNKGYVKVKQVGVNPTSIDSVIIGKDQEVKLQPGQVLYLVNELYPYIIEFEEETKSPGLESHRKRKRSGSSDPTERGADPEAEPSTGLEPGSNPHQLSVPPKKEKDASIKKESLGHWSQGLKISMEDPKMQVYKDEQVVVIKDKYPKARFHWLVLPWASISSLKAVTREHLELLRHMHAVGEKVIADFAGSSKLRFRLGYHAIPSMSHVHLHVISQDFDSPCLKNKKHWNSFNTEYFLESQE, encoded by the exons ATGATGCGGGTGTGCTGGTTGGTGAGACAGGACAACCGGCACCAGCGAATCAAACTTCCACATTTGGAAACAGTCATGGTTGGGCGCAGCCCAGAGACCAAGATCGCCGACAAGAAGTGTTCTCGACAGCAAG TACAGTTGAAAGCAGAGTGTAACAAAGGATATGTCAAGGTAAAGCAG GTAGGGGTCAATCCCACCAGCATTGACTCAGTCATAATTGGGAAGGACCAGGAGGTGAAGCTGCAGCCTGGCCAGGTCCTCTACCTGGTGAATGAACTTTATCCGTATATTATAGAGTTTGAGGAAGAGACAAAGAGCCCTGGCCTGGAGTcacacaggaagagaaagaggtcAGGCAGTAGCGATCCTACAGAAAGGGGTGCTGACCCGGAAGCTGAGCCCAGCACAGGACTGGAACCTGGGAGCAACCCTCACCAGCTCTCTGTGCCTCCAAAGAAGGAGAAAGATGCATCCATCAAAAAG gaatCCTTGGGCCACTGGAGTCAAGGCTTGAAGATTTCTATGGAGGACCCCAAAATGCAG GTTTACAAAGATGAGCAGGTGGTGGTGATAAAGGATAAATACCCCAAGGCTCGTTTCCACTGGCTGGTCTTACCTTGGGCCTCCATTTCCAGTCTGAAGGCTGTGACCAGAGAACATCTTGAGCTCCTCAGACACATGCACGCTGTTGGAGAGAAAGTGATTGCTGACTTCGCTGGGTCCAGCAAACTCCGCTTCCGATTGGGCTACCATGCCATTCCCAGCATGAG CCATGTACACCTCCATGTGATCAGCCAGGATTTTGATTCTCCttgccttaaaaacaaaaaacactggaaTTCTTTCAATACTGAGTACTTCCTTGAATCACAAG AGTAG